TGGCAAGCGTGAATGGCGCGCCGCGTGCCTGCGCGGCCTGGACTTTATGCTCGCGTCGCAGCTTTCCTGCGGCGGTTTCCCGCAGCGCTATCCCAAGCCAACAGGGTATTCGGCCCACATCACGTTCAACGACGGCGTGATGATCGGGATTCTCAACGTCCTGCAAGATGCCAGCGAAGGATTGCCTGCCTGGAGCGACCTTGATCAGTCGCGTAGGCAACGATCGCAGGAGGCGGTCGAGCGCGGTATCGAGTGCATTCTGAAATGCCAGATCGTGGTCGATGGGCAGCGGACTGGCTGGTGCCAGCAACACGACGCTGAAACCTTGGCGGCCGCCAGTGCGCGGACATTTGAACTGGCCTCGATCTGCCCGCAAGAGACGACGGAAATTGCACGTTTCTTGATGCGCGCCGAAACGCCAGGCGACGACGTCGAGCAGGCCGTGACCGATGCCGTAAAGTGGCTCGATAAAGTGCGCCTCGTCGAAACCCGCGTGGAGAAAGTAAAAGCCCCGGTCGAAAACTTCTTGCGTCATGACGCGGACTTCGACGTTGTCGTCAGGCACGATCCGACCGCGCCGCCCATCTGGGCCCGGCATTACGAAATCGGCACCGATCGACCCGTGTTCGCAGGCCGCGATGCTGTGAAACGGTACGCGCTTGCCGAGATCGAGCGCGAGCGACGCACAGGCACCCCTTGGTACGGCGGATGGCCCAGAGCCTTGCTCGCCAAGGAGTATCCTCGCTGGCGCGAAAAGCGCGGCGCCGGGCCGCAAGCGAATGCGCCACAGTAACCGCCAAAAGACGCC
The DNA window shown above is from Pirellulales bacterium and carries:
- the pelA gene encoding pectate lyase; the encoded protein is MYRLAFRSVFVLTAVVVGGFCAHVPPAHAQVAAKDTAAGDQKAPTVIDTAGFRDGAHHWRNIRDTSRMIQAVPDQPAYRPEQIDEIVANILLFQRDNGGWPKDYDMLAILTPDQAEVVGSTHDRDDTSFDNHNIHSQVEYLAQAYAACGKREWRAACLRGLDFMLASQLSCGGFPQRYPKPTGYSAHITFNDGVMIGILNVLQDASEGLPAWSDLDQSRRQRSQEAVERGIECILKCQIVVDGQRTGWCQQHDAETLAAASARTFELASICPQETTEIARFLMRAETPGDDVEQAVTDAVKWLDKVRLVETRVEKVKAPVENFLRHDADFDVVVRHDPTAPPIWARHYEIGTDRPVFAGRDAVKRYALAEIERERRTGTPWYGGWPRALLAKEYPRWREKRGAGPQANAPQ